The Paenarthrobacter aurescens region GTGAACGGCGCTGGCCGTCCTCGGCTGGGCGCGTTCGGTCAGGTCCTGGTGAGTGACCACAACGTCATAGTTGTCGTTGAGGTTGGCGATGGCCGAGTTGGTGACCTTGACGTCCGGGAAACCGGCAGCCTTGATCTTGTTGCGCAGGACCGAGGCGCCCATGGCGCTGGAACCCATGCCGGCGTCGCAAGCGAACACGATGTTCCGGACCGGGCGGGTCAGCACGGTTCCTTCGCCGCGGCTGGCTGCGGCGTCACCTGTCAGCGCGGAGGAGACGGAGCTCTTCTTGCCCTTCATGGCTTCCATGCGGGACGTCGCTGCAGAGAGATCGTCCTCGCCCTTGTTCTTGGACGTGCGCAGGATGATTGCGGCGATGAGGAAGGACACGGCCGTGGCCAGGACCACTGCCAGAATCACGCCAACGTAACTGTCACGCGAGGTCTGCGCCAGCACGGCAATGATGGACCCCGGAGCTGCCGGAGCAACCAACCCGGAGTTGGTGATGGCCAGGGTGGCGATACCGGTCATGCCGCCGCCGATTGCAGCGAGGATGAGGATGGGCTTCATCAGGACATACGGGAAGTAGATCTCGTGGATGCCGCCGAGGAAGTGGATGATCGCTGCGCCGGGAGCCGAAGCCTTCGCGGCACCGCGGCCAAAGAACATGTAAGCCAGCAGGATGCCCAGGCCCGGGCCGGGGTTGGCTTCCAGCAGGAACAGGATGGACTTGCCCTGCTCCAGCGACTGCTGAATACCCAGCGGGGTGAGCACGCCGTGGTTGATGGCGTTGTTGAGGAAGAGCACCTTGGCGGGCTCAATGAAAATGCTGGTCAGCGGCAACAAACCGTTGTTGACCAGGAACTCCACAACCTCGCCGGCGCGATCAGTGAACCACTTAACAAGGTAGGAAAGCCCATAGAAGCCGCCCAGCGCCAACGCCGCTCCCCAAATACCTGCGGAGAAGTTGTTGACCAGCATCTCAAAGCCCGGGCGGATCTTGCCGTCCCAGAGGCGATCAATCTGCTTCATGGTCCAGGCACCCAGCGGACCCATGATCATGGCGCCGATGAACATGGGAGAGTCTGTACCCGCGATCACACCCATGGTGGCAATGGCGCCTACAACACCGCCCCTGACGTCATAGACCATCCGGCCGCCTGTGTAAGCGATCAGGATTGGAAGCAGGTACGTGACCATGGGGCCCACGATGCCCACATTTGGCTTGCCCTCGGAGTCGGTACCAAAACCGCCCAGTTCAGCGACTGGAATCCAGCCCTTCTCGATGAAAAGGGCAGTAATAAGGCCCCAGGCGATGAAGGCGCCGATGTTGGGCATGATCATGCCGGACAGGAATGTCCCGAACTTTTGGACACCAACGCGGGCGCTGGTGCGGGGCTTCGCAACGGTCTCTGTTGCCATGTGAATTCCTAACGTGTGTCCCGCTGCGGCGCGGGGTCAGTCGATATAGATCGAGAGAGAACAGCCTTAGGAGCTGCTGGAAATGCGGTGAAGCCACTCAAGGAACAGCTTCAATTCAGAGCTGGAAAGTTGGTCTGAATGGGAGGCCTGCAGTGCCGCATTCAGGGCGATTGCCGCAACAACCACGGACGACTTACCGGAGTCATCCGCTGCGGCGCCACGGGCGGTGTCCGTGGAGACAGCAAAAATCATGGAATCCCGGGTCATCGTTGAGAGCTCGAGATTCCTTTCTTCCACCGGTTCAGCGATCAGCATGAGCGTGACGCCCACGTTGGCGGCCAGAATGCTCCGGGCCGCCTCGCGGGGCGGCACGTTGATCTGACCGGAGATAGCGGCCTTGTTCAGCATTTCTTCCAAAAGCGCCTCAGCATCGGCCACGATTGCCGGGCGGCTTTCCGGCCTGATATTGCCGAACATCACCAGATACAAATGGGGTTGGCTCAGCCCGAACTGGACGTGGTTGTCCCACATCCGCCGGACATCTTCCAAGGGTTCCCCGGACGGTGCAAAATCCCGCTCCCCCGCCACGTACTCTTCAAATCCGGCTGATACGACGGCGTCGAACAGGCCTTCTTTGTCGCCAAAGTGGTGGTAGAGCGTTGGCGCCGTGACCCCGGCAAGCTTGGTGATCTGGCGCGTTGAGACCGCTGACCCCTCCGAATTCGCCAGCAACTCGGCAGCTGCGCGAAGCAACCGAATTTTGGGCGGAAGCTGGTCATCGAA contains the following coding sequences:
- a CDS encoding PTS mannitol transporter subunit IICBA yields the protein MATETVAKPRTSARVGVQKFGTFLSGMIMPNIGAFIAWGLITALFIEKGWIPVAELGGFGTDSEGKPNVGIVGPMVTYLLPILIAYTGGRMVYDVRGGVVGAIATMGVIAGTDSPMFIGAMIMGPLGAWTMKQIDRLWDGKIRPGFEMLVNNFSAGIWGAALALGGFYGLSYLVKWFTDRAGEVVEFLVNNGLLPLTSIFIEPAKVLFLNNAINHGVLTPLGIQQSLEQGKSILFLLEANPGPGLGILLAYMFFGRGAAKASAPGAAIIHFLGGIHEIYFPYVLMKPILILAAIGGGMTGIATLAITNSGLVAPAAPGSIIAVLAQTSRDSYVGVILAVVLATAVSFLIAAIILRTSKNKGEDDLSAATSRMEAMKGKKSSVSSALTGDAAASRGEGTVLTRPVRNIVFACDAGMGSSAMGASVLRNKIKAAGFPDVKVTNSAIANLNDNYDVVVTHQDLTERAQPRTASAVHYSVDNFMNSPKYDEIVDLVRSSNTEGAASGTTTEPTAGAQPAAAASAAATHGAHAAEPANAVDGDASQGKGVLLRESVILNGTSRDRDAAIDEAGKLLLDRGAVDVSYVHAMHEREESVSTYMGSFLAIPHGTNDAKEHINHSAVSIIRYPEGIDWGGKQVKFVVGVAGLNNEHLHILSSIAKIFTNKAQVAQLEEATTVDEVLELFGKVNA
- a CDS encoding TetR/AcrR family transcriptional regulator, giving the protein MSFDDQLPPKIRLLRAAAELLANSEGSAVSTRQITKLAGVTAPTLYHHFGDKEGLFDAVVSAGFEEYVAGERDFAPSGEPLEDVRRMWDNHVQFGLSQPHLYLVMFGNIRPESRPAIVADAEALLEEMLNKAAISGQINVPPREAARSILAANVGVTLMLIAEPVEERNLELSTMTRDSMIFAVSTDTARGAAADDSGKSSVVVAAIALNAALQASHSDQLSSSELKLFLEWLHRISSSS